Part of the Candidatus Hydrogenedentota bacterium genome, CGCGCGGGCCACTCCAACTGGTTAGCGCTCATTATTCTCATCATCATGCCGCTGAACGTGTACTGGTATGACGTAGCCAAGACGCGGAAAGGGCGCGCTGTCTGCGTGAGCGCGGTGTTCCTCGAGATCCTGGCCCTGATTCTGACGTTCACGCGGACGGGGTTTCTTGTGGGCATCGTGATCTTCGCGGTGTTGGGGGTGCGGCGCCTTGTTCGGGTCAATCCTCCGCGCTTGGCTTACGTGGCGTTCGCCATAGTGCTCGCGTTGATGGCGCTTCCCCCGGCCTACAAGGAGCGCGTTCTGGATATCGAGAAATACACTCAATCGGATTCCGTGCGCCACCGCCTGCAACTGCAAGACGCCGCGTGGGAGATGATGCTCGAGGAACCCGTGTGGGGCGTAGGACTGTCGGGGTACGGTTTGCGCATTGTGAAGATGGACACGGAAGTGGCCCATATCATGCGCTGGCTTGTCGAAGAAATGCATTGGGACCCGCGGATTATCGGCACGCATAACATGTATCTTCAACTGGCGAGCGAGACGGGACTGGTGGGCCTGGGGCTCATGGTCTTGTTCTTTGGTATTATGGTGCGCGATCTGCGCAAAGCCGAGCAGTTTTACGCAAAGGCCGGGGACCGCCGCGTTTCTACCCTGGTCATGTCGCTTCAGGTCAGTCTGCTGAGTTTTCTGTTGTGCGCCCTCTTTCTGCATGCGCTGCAACAAAAGATCTGGTGGATGATGGCAGCGATTGCCGCGGTCGTGCCGTTGTATAAGGCGGGCATGGCCGAGTCGCGCGCAGGTGTCACAAGACCGGCATTGGACGCCCCCCCCGAAACAGTGTGACGCAGGGGGCAAGCACACAGAGAGGTTGGCCGTGAAGCGCATAAACGTTCTGTATCTGGTCCGGACATGGGCCATTGGCGGATCGCACACCATCATATTCCTGCTTCTTCGGCATCTTCCCCGGGACAGGTTCAATATCGTATGCGTTCCTTTTGATACGCTATCGAAAAGCGACGATGCCTTCGTGCGCGCCTTGAGGAACCGCGACCTGCCTGTCGCGCCCGACCGCGTGCCGTGGCACAGCCGCACCGGCTGGTGGAAAGCCCGCGACGCCATCTCGTCGCTTATCGACAAATACAATATCGATATCATCCACAGCCATGATCCGCAATCGAACGTCCTTGTGGGCGTTGGGCGCAACCGGTGGCCCTGTGCCGTGGTGTGCAGTCCGTATGGATGGTGGGCCCGCATGTTTCCCTTGCGGAGCCACGTCTACAATTGGGTCGAGCGCAGTTTTGCCCTGCCGAACGCGGACCAGGTCATTACGGTATCGGAGGACATGAAACGGAAGATCCTGCGGGGCGACACCCGCGAAGACCGCATCAACGTGGTCTACACGGGGCTGGACCCCCGGGAACTCGAGGGGGGCGCGACGCGCGACGAGGTCCGCCGCGCTTTGGGCATTCCAGGAGACGCGTGTGTCGTTGGCGCGGTAAGCCGGCTCTACGTCGAGAAGGGGCACACGTTTCTGCTGGATGCTCTGTATCACGTAGCGGATGCGGCGCCGCACCTGCATCTGCTGATCGTGGGCGAGGGACCGTTGCGCGCGTCTCTCGAACGCCAGGCGCTGGCCCGGGGCATTAGCGGGCGGGTGCATTTCACCGGTTTCTACGACGACTTGGCGGGCGCGCTGCGCGCAATGGACCTGTTTGCCCAGCCGTCCATCCTGGACGAGGGGTTTCCGACGGCAGTGCTCGAGGCGCAGTTGGCCGGTTTGCCCGTCATCGCCTCGGACGTGGGGGGTACCAGTGAAACGATGGACGTCGGGAAGACCGGCCTGCTTGTTCCGCCGCGCAACGTGGATAAGCTGGCCGAGGCCATCCGGTCTCTAGTGGACCATCCCGAGCGCATACAAGCCATGGGCGCGGCTGGACCGGACTGGATCCGGAAGTCCTTCACGCTCGACAACATGGTTCAAAAGGTGTCTGAAGTCTACGAAAAAGCCCTTGCGGAATACCGCGAGCGGACCCGGGCAAGATAATGCGGGTAGCCATCGATGCCCATGCCCTTGGAACGGGCGCGGGAGGAAACGAATCCTACGTACGGTCGCTGCTGGATGCGTTGTCTCTGCAGGGCGCAGCGGTTGCACCCGTGGCCCTGACGGCGCCCGGCTGGGAGGGGGAGCTGCCGCCGGGCATCGCTTCGCAATCCCTGCGGGCGCGTCGGTCATGGCTGCGCGTTGTCTTCGATCTGCCGTCTGCGCTCCGGCATGGGAAATACGATCTCTTTCATGCGCAATACATCGCGCCGCTGGCGTGTCCGTGCCCCGTGGTCGTCAGCATTCACGATTTCGTGTGGAACCGGTACCCCGAGACGCTTCGGCCGTCTACACGCTACCGGTTGCAGGCGCTTATCCCCGGAACATTGAAACGCGCGCGGCGGGTTTTTGTGCTTTCGGAGGCGATGCGGCAGGAACTGATGGAATTCTACCGGTTTCCGGAAGACCGGATAGACGTGGCGCCTCCCGCGGTACATGCGCGGTTTACCGCCGGGAGCGACGCTGCGCACATCGAACGCGTGCGGGCTAAACATGGCCTCATGGCGGATTATGTCTTGTATGTTGGCGCATTGCAGCCGCGCAAAAACCTGGAGCGCCTGTTCGATGCCTTTGCAGCCGTTCGCAACGAGGGCTTGCCTCACCGGCTGGCGATTGTGGGGCACGAGGCCTGGATGACCCGCTCGATCGGCGAAACCGCGCGCCGTCTGGGGCTCGAAGACGCCATCGTGTTCACCGGGTATGTGGACGATGCGGACCTGCCCGCTCTGATCGCGGGAGCGGCGGCATTTGTTTACGTGTCCATCTACGAGGGATTCGGGATTCCAGTGGCCGAGGCCATGGCTTGCGGCGCGGCGGTGTTGACCTCGAACACCGGCGCGCTGGCGGAAGTGGCGGGCGGCGCGGCCATGACCTGCGACCCGTTCGACGCGGACGCCATCGCGGAGGGGCTTCACCGCATCCTCACCGACGTTCACGAACAGCAGCGTCTGCGGCAAGCGGGCCCCGAGCGCGCGCGCAACTTCTCGCACGAGGCCATGGGAAAAGCGCTGGTGGCCGGATACCGCAAGGCGCTCGAAGAGCCATGCCTTGGCGTGAAGTCGTGACCGCGCCCCTCTTGCGGCTGTAAGGCCTCCAAAGGACGTGTCCGACCCGGCCGGGCGGTCCGCTCGGTCCGCCATCAATTTCAGAAGGAGAAATCCACTTCCGCAACACCGTTATCGGCGAGGGTCACCGTCTGCGACTGCTCGCGGGGCGTACCATCGGGACCGTTGCAGTAAGCGACGACGCGG contains:
- a CDS encoding O-antigen ligase family protein encodes the protein MTVIAEKPPAFSWNMAAIAGVVALAVLAGMAVLIGGTYALLAELGLIVFALVLRWPVLGLYLTTALLLLSGPSGVIGSIRVAIPITGAKIVGAMTFASWLLNAFVRREHIRVGWESVPLLALFLWSALGVFLSETWRLQWPEWFRLGTLVAFFILSVNLLNTQRRIHVFTMVIVGCGVAMALFAVAQYVIPAFQLKAETAIADVGAGVEGAFVDPESLNGDAAVRVSGRAGHSNWLALIILIIMPLNVYWYDVAKTRKGRAVCVSAVFLEILALILTFTRTGFLVGIVIFAVLGVRRLVRVNPPRLAYVAFAIVLALMALPPAYKERVLDIEKYTQSDSVRHRLQLQDAAWEMMLEEPVWGVGLSGYGLRIVKMDTEVAHIMRWLVEEMHWDPRIIGTHNMYLQLASETGLVGLGLMVLFFGIMVRDLRKAEQFYAKAGDRRVSTLVMSLQVSLLSFLLCALFLHALQQKIWWMMAAIAAVVPLYKAGMAESRAGVTRPALDAPPETV
- a CDS encoding glycosyltransferase family 4 protein, producing the protein MKRINVLYLVRTWAIGGSHTIIFLLLRHLPRDRFNIVCVPFDTLSKSDDAFVRALRNRDLPVAPDRVPWHSRTGWWKARDAISSLIDKYNIDIIHSHDPQSNVLVGVGRNRWPCAVVCSPYGWWARMFPLRSHVYNWVERSFALPNADQVITVSEDMKRKILRGDTREDRINVVYTGLDPRELEGGATRDEVRRALGIPGDACVVGAVSRLYVEKGHTFLLDALYHVADAAPHLHLLIVGEGPLRASLERQALARGISGRVHFTGFYDDLAGALRAMDLFAQPSILDEGFPTAVLEAQLAGLPVIASDVGGTSETMDVGKTGLLVPPRNVDKLAEAIRSLVDHPERIQAMGAAGPDWIRKSFTLDNMVQKVSEVYEKALAEYRERTRAR
- a CDS encoding glycosyltransferase family 1 protein — encoded protein: MRVAIDAHALGTGAGGNESYVRSLLDALSLQGAAVAPVALTAPGWEGELPPGIASQSLRARRSWLRVVFDLPSALRHGKYDLFHAQYIAPLACPCPVVVSIHDFVWNRYPETLRPSTRYRLQALIPGTLKRARRVFVLSEAMRQELMEFYRFPEDRIDVAPPAVHARFTAGSDAAHIERVRAKHGLMADYVLYVGALQPRKNLERLFDAFAAVRNEGLPHRLAIVGHEAWMTRSIGETARRLGLEDAIVFTGYVDDADLPALIAGAAAFVYVSIYEGFGIPVAEAMACGAAVLTSNTGALAEVAGGAAMTCDPFDADAIAEGLHRILTDVHEQQRLRQAGPERARNFSHEAMGKALVAGYRKALEEPCLGVKS